The window ATTGCAGCGAACTCATTTGCCCGCTGGGGTGGGAATAGGCTCAACAAAAACGCTAGCTAAGATTGCTAATTATGCGGCTAAGACATGGAAGAAAACTGGAGGGGTCGTTGAGCTATCCGATAGCAATAGGCAAAAAAAACTACTGTCACTTATTCCAATAGAAGAGGTTTGGGGTATAGGACAAAGAATATCTGCTAAATTAAAAATTATGGGCATTTATACCGCGCTAGATTTGGCTAATGCATCAGTACCCACAATACGTAAAATGTTTGGCGTAACGTTAGAAAGAACGCTCAGGGAATTAAACGGTGAACCTTGTATTGAGCTTGAAGAAGTTCGAAAGGTTAAGCAGCAAATATTATGCTCTCGTTCTTTCGGTAAGAAGGTTTTAGATATTGAAACCATGCGCAAGGCTGTTTGTGACTATGCAGAGCGTGCAACTGAGAAGTTACGTGAAGAAAAGCAAAGATGTCGGGTCATTGGTCTATTTATCCAAACCAGTAGGCATGCATCTGGAGAAGATTATGCTAATAGTGTCAGTATCAAGCTTGAATACCCAAGCAGCGACACGCGAGACATCATTAATGCTGCCATGCGTGGGCTAGATACTATCTGGAGGGACGGGTATCGTTA of the Providencia rettgeri genome contains:
- the umuC gene encoding translesion error-prone DNA polymerase V subunit UmuC; this encodes MFALVDVNSFYASCEKVFRPDLAGKPVIVLSNNDGCVIARSAEAKKLGIKMGELYYERQNYYRQNNINIFSSNYALYADMSNRVMSLLSMYAPRLEIYSIDEAFLDFTGMTHTFNLEDYGREIQSTILQRTHLPAGVGIGSTKTLAKIANYAAKTWKKTGGVVELSDSNRQKKLLSLIPIEEVWGIGQRISAKLKIMGIYTALDLANASVPTIRKMFGVTLERTLRELNGEPCIELEEVRKVKQQILCSRSFGKKVLDIETMRKAVCDYAERATEKLREEKQRCRVIGLFIQTSRHASGEDYANSVSIKLEYPSSDTRDIINAAMRGLDTIWRDGYRYYKAGIILSDFTNSDITQFDMFSTQKPFKNSDELMKTLDTINNSGLGKVWFAAKGGDSGYQMKREMLSPVYTTNFDELPVVRL